The genomic window GCATCTCGCGGTCGTCCAGATCGACCAGGTCGTCGAACACGAACATCAGGTCCTGGATGCGGCTGCCCAGCGGCGAATCGATGCGGGCGATCTCGGTGAGGATGGCCTGGTCCTGGCCGCCGTCCATGAAATTGAGGATGTTGGCAGCACATTGCACGCCACCGATGTTCGACGACTTCAGGTTCTGGTTGCCGGCGAACTGGCGCTCCATGATCTCGTTGAGCTCGTTCAACGCGTTCGGCGGAATGCCGTCGAGGGTGGCGATGCGCAGCAGCACATCAACGCGGGTGCGCTCGGGCAGCAGCTTCAGTGCTTCGGCGGCCTGGTCGGTTTCCAGGTGGGCCATGACGATGGCGATGATCTGCGGGTGCTCGTTGCGCACCAGGTCGGCGACCGCGCGCGGGTCCATCCACTTCAGGGCGTCCAGGCCGGTCGTATTGCGGCCGAGCAGGATGCGATCGATCAGGTTGCTGGCTTTCTCATTGCCCAGCGCCTGCACCAGCATGTTGCGGATGTAGTCGTCCGAGCCAACGCTCAGCGAGGTCTTGTTGCCCAGCTCGGCGCCGAAATCATCCATTACCTGCTGCACCTGCTCGCGGGTGACGTCGCTGAGCGTGGCCATGGCGATGCCGATCTTCTGTACTTCTTTTGGTTCCATGTGACGCAGCACTTCGGCCGCGTCGGTCTCACCGAGCGACAGCAGCAATACGGCGGCACGCTGCACGCCGGTCATCGGCATTGCATCAGTCATTTGACACCCATCCCTTCACTACCTGGGCAACCCGCTTGGAGTCGGTCTTCACTGCTTCACGGGCCATGCGCAGGCGTTCTTCGTAGGCGTCCACCGGCAAGGCCAGTGCCGGGCTGCCGTCCAGATGCAGGCGGTCGGCCGCAAGCGCCGGCATTTCGGTGCCATCGTCCAGAACCTGCACGTCGGCGCGCAGCGGGTCTTCCGCTCCTGGCAAGGCCTTCGGCGTGCCGGTGATCTGGCGCAGGGCAGGGCGCAGCACGCCGAACAGCAGGGCCAGCACCACGATGGCGCCAAGAACCAGACGCAGTGCGTCCCGGACCTGCGGGTTTTCCCACCACTTGGGCGCTTCCACCGGCACTGATTCACGCACGAACGGTGCGTTCATCACCGACACGGTGTCGCCGCGTTCGGCATTGAAGCCCACGGCCTGCTTGACCAGCGCTTCGACGCGGGTCAATTCGGCGGCGCTGAGTGGCTGGTCGGTCTGCTTGCCGTTGGCGCCGGCACGCGGCACGTGGTCCACCAGCACCGCAACCGAGACGCGGTTGACCCGGCCAGGCGGCTGACGAGTGTGCTGCAGGGTGCGGTCCAGCTCGTAGTTGCGGGTGGCGTTCTTGGAGGTTTCAGTCGGCGTGCTGGCGGTTGCCGGCGGCGCGGCGGCCGGGCCCGGCGGGGTATTGCTGGCAGCACCGGGAACGCCCTGCGGGCCGGCGGTGGTGCTGGTGTTCTCGCTGACCTGCTCGCTGCGCACCTTCTGCGGCTCGGCACCGTAGAGCTCACGGGCTTCCTCGGTGACCGAGAAATCCATGTCCACGCTGACTTCCGGATTGACCCGGCCTGCGCCGGTCATCGGTTCCAGCAGTTCGCGGATGCGCTGGTTGTAGGAGCCTTCCAGGCGACGCACCTGGTCGAACTGGGCAGCGTTGAGCGCCGCGTCGCTGTTGGGATCGGCAATGGTGAGCATGCGCCCACTCTGGTCGACCACGGTGACGCGTTCGGGCGCCAGATCGGGAATGCTGGAGGCCACCATGTGCACGATGGCGTCCACCTGGTTGCGTTCCAGCTGCTGGCCGCCACGCAGTTCCAGTACCACCGAGGCACTGGCGACGTCACGCTGGCGAGTGAAGG from Stenotrophomonas nitritireducens includes these protein-coding regions:
- the fliG gene encoding flagellar motor switch protein FliG encodes the protein MTGVQRAAVLLLSLGETDAAEVLRHMEPKEVQKIGIAMATLSDVTREQVQQVMDDFGAELGNKTSLSVGSDDYIRNMLVQALGNEKASNLIDRILLGRNTTGLDALKWMDPRAVADLVRNEHPQIIAIVMAHLETDQAAEALKLLPERTRVDVLLRIATLDGIPPNALNELNEIMERQFAGNQNLKSSNIGGVQCAANILNFMDGGQDQAILTEIARIDSPLGSRIQDLMFVFDDLVDLDDREMQLVLREVSGERLGLALRGADIKVRDKITRNMSQRAAEILLEDMEARGPVRLSDVEGAQREILAIVKRMGDEGTITLGGAAEAML
- the fliF gene encoding flagellar basal-body MS-ring/collar protein FliF → MALALSRESLNPERAGAWFDRLQSLQITRRLGLMAMITVAVAAGLFVFFWAQKPQMMPLYTGLDQKATAEATDLLRSAQIPFELDAATGAISVPEKNVHDARLKLAGSGLTESGRLGFEMMERDPGFGVSQFVETARYQHALETELVRTISSLRPVRDARVHLAIPKPSAFTRQRDVASASVVLELRGGQQLERNQVDAIVHMVASSIPDLAPERVTVVDQSGRMLTIADPNSDAALNAAQFDQVRRLEGSYNQRIRELLEPMTGAGRVNPEVSVDMDFSVTEEARELYGAEPQKVRSEQVSENTSTTAGPQGVPGAASNTPPGPAAAPPATASTPTETSKNATRNYELDRTLQHTRQPPGRVNRVSVAVLVDHVPRAGANGKQTDQPLSAAELTRVEALVKQAVGFNAERGDTVSVMNAPFVRESVPVEAPKWWENPQVRDALRLVLGAIVVLALLFGVLRPALRQITGTPKALPGAEDPLRADVQVLDDGTEMPALAADRLHLDGSPALALPVDAYEERLRMAREAVKTDSKRVAQVVKGWVSND